In Beutenbergia cavernae DSM 12333, the DNA window GAGCTCGCCGAGCCGCACCGAGAGCTGCGCGAGGTTGAGCGTGCCGGTCGCGGAGTAGATGAGGGCGATCGCGACGACGAACAGCACCGACGAGAGCAGCGAGACGACGACGTAGATCGTGCCCGCCCGGATGCGCTCGCCCGTGCCGCCGAGAGTGAGGAGCACGAAGCTGGCCCCGAGCAGGATCTCGAAGCCGACGTAGAGGTTGAACAGGTCGCCGGAGAGGAACGCGTTCGCGACGCCCGCGGAGAGCACGAGGTACGTCGGGTGGAACACGGCGACCGGGGCGCCCTCGTCGCCGTCGGCGATGCCCTGCCCGAGCGCGTAGAGCAGCACGCCGAGCAGCACGATCGCCGCCACCACGAGCATGAGCGCCGACAGGCGGTCCGCCACGAGGGCGATCCCCACCGGGGCGGCCCAGCCGCCGACGTTGACGACGAGCGGCCCGGAGTCCGAGAGCACGAGCAGCGCGATCGACGTCACGAGCATCGTCGAGATCGCGACCACGCTGATCAGCCCCTGGAGGCGGGGGCGGCGCACCTGGGTCAGGGCGAGGCCCGCCGCGATGAGCGGGATCACCACGGGGAGCGGGACGAGCCAGTTCATCGTCGTCCCTCCTCGGCGTTGGCAGCGATCTCGGCGGCGGTGAGCTCCTCGGTCTCGTCGCGCACCTGCGCGGCCTCGAGGTCGACGCTCGTCGTCGCGTCGTCCGTCCGGGGGTCGAGCTCACCGCGCTCCGCGCGACGCGCGATCCGACGGTCCTCGAGGTCGTCCTGGACCTCGTCGTGACCGTGCAGCTGCCACGAGCGGTACGCCATCGCGAGGAGGAACGCCGTGAAGCCGAGTGTGATGACGATCGCTGTCAGCACCATCGCCTGGGGCAGCGGGTCGCTCATCTCGTCCTCGGGTCCGGAGCCGAGCAGCGGCGGCCCGCCGGCGGCACCTCCGGCGACGAGCAGCAGCAGGTTCGCCCCGTTGCCGATCAGTGCCACACCGATGAGCACGCGCGTGAGGCTGCGCTCCAGCAGCAGGTACA includes these proteins:
- a CDS encoding Na(+)/H(+) antiporter subunit C, which encodes MSPNLVLVVVIGVLFGTGVYLLLERSLTRVLIGVALIGNGANLLLLVAGGAAGGPPLLGSGPEDEMSDPLPQAMVLTAIVITLGFTAFLLAMAYRSWQLHGHDEVQDDLEDRRIARRAERGELDPRTDDATTSVDLEAAQVRDETEELTAAEIAANAEEGRR